The Seriola aureovittata isolate HTS-2021-v1 ecotype China chromosome 12, ASM2101889v1, whole genome shotgun sequence genome window below encodes:
- the LOC130179061 gene encoding HERV-H LTR-associating protein 1 isoform X2 codes for MTSLCREQRMFCTHTFTKDFSRTSGGLQQDFSRAMAGLQRATHYPRLCFIICATTILLLILFSQALRHRQKEDRHRRDILDTTEIPAELIDPAAIDLTPLVNTLINSSQSGSRQLFSLLSVTSYSSLALHKLTLLVYNISSIRSVESNLFRRRFCYCVTNETNDLTDFTAILLDVIGNSTSYLHELFKSTSILSVSQRNNSDCIYICVMAGKMGREVPELWEVASITPLFNQTIVEGPHRAGNISSFSLPVEWHQLPTNLSHISPSGMSSMLTSRVHSTAHVSPSTMEETAAPTAEITTAQLPATAQQPPTVAPQSETTADRLETTVGTTQTVMEQRVTSRGATKPDVTTAQSQATQKPTTTTAVLQPTSTPPVTTVSLTAAASTTRLTTVTSSPVISLSQMTTASHLLRTMTQHTTSTAHPTRLSPARPTAGATVASWTTGPLSWRTTTPSKSVETERPGCPWRRPELTGESVSSSTTTTTTTTTVSAHKLQPCVLELCKFFSQCLCRPFNHKTRMKRYCDDSHLWYEKHTSEVCRRVRRVSFSRNLKQRCLTKMCNKL; via the exons atgacatcattgtgTAGGGAGCAGAGGatgttttgcacacacacattcacaaaa GACTTCAGCAGGACTTCAGGAGGACTTCAGCAGGACTTCAGCAGGGCCATGGCAGGCTTACAGAGAGCCACACATTATCCACGTCTCTGCTTTATCATCTGTGCTACTACTATTTTACTCCTCATCCTTTTCAGCCAAG CAttaagacacagacagaaggaaGACAGGCACAGAAGAGACATCCTGGACACTACAG AAATCCCAGCAGAGCTCATCGATCCAGCTGCCATCGACCTCACTCCCCTGGTCAATACTTTAATAAATTCAAGCCAATCGG GCTCCCGTCAgctcttctccctcctcagcGTGACGTCCTACAGCTCTCTGGCTCTCCATAAACTCACCCTGCTGGTCTACAACA tttccaGCATCAGAAGTGTAGAAAGCAACTTGTTCAGGAGAAGATTCTGTTACTGTGTCACAAATGAAACCAACGACTTAACTG ACTTTACAGCCATTCTGTTGGATGTGATCGGAAACTCAACCAGTTACCTACACGAGCTCTTTAAATCTACCTCCATATTATCAG tgagcCAGAGGAACAACTCTGACTGTATTTACATCTGTGTGATGGCAGGTAAGATGG GCAGAGAGGTGCCGGAGCTGTGGGAGGTCGCCTCCATCACTCCTCTCTTCAACCAGACCATTGTGGAAGGGCCTCACAGAG cAGGTAACATCTCCTCCTTCAGTCTCCCTGTCG AATGGCACCAGCTGCCCACAAATCTGAGTCACATCTCTCCATCTGGGATGAGCTCCATGTTAACCAGCAGAGTCCATTCCACTGCACATG TTTCACCAAGTACTATGGAAGAAACAGCTGCTCCAACAGCAGAGATCACCACCGCTCAGCTGCCGGCAACAGCTCAACAACCTCCGACCGTCGCACCACAAAGTGAAACTACGGCAGACAGACTGGAGACGACAGTAGGGACGACACAAACGGTGATGGAACAAAGAGTTACATCACGAGGAGCGACAAAACCAGATGTGACAACAGCTCAGTCACAAGCTacacaaaaaccaacaacaacaacagcagttcTGCAACCAACCAGCACCCCACCGGTCACCACTGTGTCCTTAACTGCTGCTGCAAGTACAACGCGACTGACCACAGTGACATCCTCACCAGTGATTAGTCTGAGCCAGATGACCACAGCTTCACACCTGCTGAGAACAATGACCCAGCACACGACTTCCACAGCTCACCCGACGAGACTTTCACCTGCCCGTCCTACAGCGGGAGCAACAGTTGCTAGCTGGACTACAGGACCTCTGAGCTGGAGAACTACAACACCCAGCAAGTCTGTGGAAACAGAGAGACCAG GCTGTCCTTGGAGGAGGCCGGAGCTGACCGGTGAGTCGGTCTCCAGCAGCACGacgaccaccaccaccaccaccacggtCAGCGCTCACAAGCTGCAGCCCTGCGTCCTCGAGCTCTGCAAGTTCTTCTCGCAGTGCCTCTGCAGACCCTTCAACCACAAGACGCGCATGAAAAG GTACTGTGACGACAGCCACCTCTGGTACGAGAAGCACACGTCTGAGGTGTGTCGGCGGGTCAGGAGAGTCTCCTTCTCCAGAA aTCTGAAACAGAGATGCCTGACAAAGATGTGCAATAAACTGTGa
- the LOC130179061 gene encoding HERV-H LTR-associating protein 1 isoform X1 — MQERIVHLQSSLLPTAAVQRGGKTGIVWSLSDCRCVIHWVRFAAAGASTALRNLREVSRSRTSGGLQQDFSRAMAGLQRATHYPRLCFIICATTILLLILFSQALRHRQKEDRHRRDILDTTEIPAELIDPAAIDLTPLVNTLINSSQSGSRQLFSLLSVTSYSSLALHKLTLLVYNISSIRSVESNLFRRRFCYCVTNETNDLTDFTAILLDVIGNSTSYLHELFKSTSILSVSQRNNSDCIYICVMAGKMGREVPELWEVASITPLFNQTIVEGPHRGNISSFSLPVEWHQLPTNLSHISPSGMSSMLTSRVHSTAHVSPSTMEETAAPTAEITTAQLPATAQQPPTVAPQSETTADRLETTVGTTQTVMEQRVTSRGATKPDVTTAQSQATQKPTTTTAVLQPTSTPPVTTVSLTAAASTTRLTTVTSSPVISLSQMTTASHLLRTMTQHTTSTAHPTRLSPARPTAGATVASWTTGPLSWRTTTPSKSVETERPGCPWRRPELTGESVSSSTTTTTTTTTVSAHKLQPCVLELCKFFSQCLCRPFNHKTRMKRYCDDSHLWYEKHTSEVCRRVRRVSFSRNLKQRCLTKMCNKL; from the exons GCATCGACGGCGCTGCGAAACTTACGGGAGGTTTCAAGGAGCAG GACTTCAGGAGGACTTCAGCAGGACTTCAGCAGGGCCATGGCAGGCTTACAGAGAGCCACACATTATCCACGTCTCTGCTTTATCATCTGTGCTACTACTATTTTACTCCTCATCCTTTTCAGCCAAG CAttaagacacagacagaaggaaGACAGGCACAGAAGAGACATCCTGGACACTACAG AAATCCCAGCAGAGCTCATCGATCCAGCTGCCATCGACCTCACTCCCCTGGTCAATACTTTAATAAATTCAAGCCAATCGG GCTCCCGTCAgctcttctccctcctcagcGTGACGTCCTACAGCTCTCTGGCTCTCCATAAACTCACCCTGCTGGTCTACAACA tttccaGCATCAGAAGTGTAGAAAGCAACTTGTTCAGGAGAAGATTCTGTTACTGTGTCACAAATGAAACCAACGACTTAACTG ACTTTACAGCCATTCTGTTGGATGTGATCGGAAACTCAACCAGTTACCTACACGAGCTCTTTAAATCTACCTCCATATTATCAG tgagcCAGAGGAACAACTCTGACTGTATTTACATCTGTGTGATGGCAGGTAAGATGG GCAGAGAGGTGCCGGAGCTGTGGGAGGTCGCCTCCATCACTCCTCTCTTCAACCAGACCATTGTGGAAGGGCCTCACAGAG GTAACATCTCCTCCTTCAGTCTCCCTGTCG AATGGCACCAGCTGCCCACAAATCTGAGTCACATCTCTCCATCTGGGATGAGCTCCATGTTAACCAGCAGAGTCCATTCCACTGCACATG TTTCACCAAGTACTATGGAAGAAACAGCTGCTCCAACAGCAGAGATCACCACCGCTCAGCTGCCGGCAACAGCTCAACAACCTCCGACCGTCGCACCACAAAGTGAAACTACGGCAGACAGACTGGAGACGACAGTAGGGACGACACAAACGGTGATGGAACAAAGAGTTACATCACGAGGAGCGACAAAACCAGATGTGACAACAGCTCAGTCACAAGCTacacaaaaaccaacaacaacaacagcagttcTGCAACCAACCAGCACCCCACCGGTCACCACTGTGTCCTTAACTGCTGCTGCAAGTACAACGCGACTGACCACAGTGACATCCTCACCAGTGATTAGTCTGAGCCAGATGACCACAGCTTCACACCTGCTGAGAACAATGACCCAGCACACGACTTCCACAGCTCACCCGACGAGACTTTCACCTGCCCGTCCTACAGCGGGAGCAACAGTTGCTAGCTGGACTACAGGACCTCTGAGCTGGAGAACTACAACACCCAGCAAGTCTGTGGAAACAGAGAGACCAG GCTGTCCTTGGAGGAGGCCGGAGCTGACCGGTGAGTCGGTCTCCAGCAGCACGacgaccaccaccaccaccaccacggtCAGCGCTCACAAGCTGCAGCCCTGCGTCCTCGAGCTCTGCAAGTTCTTCTCGCAGTGCCTCTGCAGACCCTTCAACCACAAGACGCGCATGAAAAG GTACTGTGACGACAGCCACCTCTGGTACGAGAAGCACACGTCTGAGGTGTGTCGGCGGGTCAGGAGAGTCTCCTTCTCCAGAA aTCTGAAACAGAGATGCCTGACAAAGATGTGCAATAAACTGTGa
- the LOC130179061 gene encoding HERV-H LTR-associating protein 1 isoform X3 yields the protein MAGLQRATHYPRLCFIICATTILLLILFSQALRHRQKEDRHRRDILDTTEIPAELIDPAAIDLTPLVNTLINSSQSGSRQLFSLLSVTSYSSLALHKLTLLVYNISSIRSVESNLFRRRFCYCVTNETNDLTDFTAILLDVIGNSTSYLHELFKSTSILSVSQRNNSDCIYICVMAGKMGREVPELWEVASITPLFNQTIVEGPHRAGNISSFSLPVEWHQLPTNLSHISPSGMSSMLTSRVHSTAHVSPSTMEETAAPTAEITTAQLPATAQQPPTVAPQSETTADRLETTVGTTQTVMEQRVTSRGATKPDVTTAQSQATQKPTTTTAVLQPTSTPPVTTVSLTAAASTTRLTTVTSSPVISLSQMTTASHLLRTMTQHTTSTAHPTRLSPARPTAGATVASWTTGPLSWRTTTPSKSVETERPGCPWRRPELTGESVSSSTTTTTTTTTVSAHKLQPCVLELCKFFSQCLCRPFNHKTRMKRYCDDSHLWYEKHTSEVCRRVRRVSFSRNLKQRCLTKMCNKL from the exons ATGGCAGGCTTACAGAGAGCCACACATTATCCACGTCTCTGCTTTATCATCTGTGCTACTACTATTTTACTCCTCATCCTTTTCAGCCAAG CAttaagacacagacagaaggaaGACAGGCACAGAAGAGACATCCTGGACACTACAG AAATCCCAGCAGAGCTCATCGATCCAGCTGCCATCGACCTCACTCCCCTGGTCAATACTTTAATAAATTCAAGCCAATCGG GCTCCCGTCAgctcttctccctcctcagcGTGACGTCCTACAGCTCTCTGGCTCTCCATAAACTCACCCTGCTGGTCTACAACA tttccaGCATCAGAAGTGTAGAAAGCAACTTGTTCAGGAGAAGATTCTGTTACTGTGTCACAAATGAAACCAACGACTTAACTG ACTTTACAGCCATTCTGTTGGATGTGATCGGAAACTCAACCAGTTACCTACACGAGCTCTTTAAATCTACCTCCATATTATCAG tgagcCAGAGGAACAACTCTGACTGTATTTACATCTGTGTGATGGCAGGTAAGATGG GCAGAGAGGTGCCGGAGCTGTGGGAGGTCGCCTCCATCACTCCTCTCTTCAACCAGACCATTGTGGAAGGGCCTCACAGAG cAGGTAACATCTCCTCCTTCAGTCTCCCTGTCG AATGGCACCAGCTGCCCACAAATCTGAGTCACATCTCTCCATCTGGGATGAGCTCCATGTTAACCAGCAGAGTCCATTCCACTGCACATG TTTCACCAAGTACTATGGAAGAAACAGCTGCTCCAACAGCAGAGATCACCACCGCTCAGCTGCCGGCAACAGCTCAACAACCTCCGACCGTCGCACCACAAAGTGAAACTACGGCAGACAGACTGGAGACGACAGTAGGGACGACACAAACGGTGATGGAACAAAGAGTTACATCACGAGGAGCGACAAAACCAGATGTGACAACAGCTCAGTCACAAGCTacacaaaaaccaacaacaacaacagcagttcTGCAACCAACCAGCACCCCACCGGTCACCACTGTGTCCTTAACTGCTGCTGCAAGTACAACGCGACTGACCACAGTGACATCCTCACCAGTGATTAGTCTGAGCCAGATGACCACAGCTTCACACCTGCTGAGAACAATGACCCAGCACACGACTTCCACAGCTCACCCGACGAGACTTTCACCTGCCCGTCCTACAGCGGGAGCAACAGTTGCTAGCTGGACTACAGGACCTCTGAGCTGGAGAACTACAACACCCAGCAAGTCTGTGGAAACAGAGAGACCAG GCTGTCCTTGGAGGAGGCCGGAGCTGACCGGTGAGTCGGTCTCCAGCAGCACGacgaccaccaccaccaccaccacggtCAGCGCTCACAAGCTGCAGCCCTGCGTCCTCGAGCTCTGCAAGTTCTTCTCGCAGTGCCTCTGCAGACCCTTCAACCACAAGACGCGCATGAAAAG GTACTGTGACGACAGCCACCTCTGGTACGAGAAGCACACGTCTGAGGTGTGTCGGCGGGTCAGGAGAGTCTCCTTCTCCAGAA aTCTGAAACAGAGATGCCTGACAAAGATGTGCAATAAACTGTGa